The stretch of DNA GCGCCTCTGCCGATGTGGACGGCCGTCGCCGTGAAAGACGGCGACCGGCTCGGCTTCGGCGCCCCGCACGGGCGCGGCTGCCGCGCCTACGTCTGCGTCGGCGGCGGTATCGAGGTGCCGCCGGTGATGGGCAGCCGCAGCACCTACATGAAAGCGAAGATCGGCGGCCTCGAAGGGCGCAAGCTGAAAGACGGCGACGAGCTGCCAGCCGGCACGCCGTGGTCGCTGTGGCGCAACATCGTCGGCGCTGCCTGCCCGGCGGAACTGCGCCCCGATTACGGAGATTCGCCGCTGCGCGCCGTGCCCGGCCCGCAGGATTCCTACGTCACGCCCGCAGGACTGAAAACGTTCTTCGAGACCGAATACACCGTTTCCACCTCGGCCGACCGCATGGGCTGCCGCCTGGAAAGCGACCGCGCCATCGAACACGCGAAAGGCCCCGACATCGTTTCCGACGGCATCCCCATGGGAGCCGTGCAGGCGCCCGGCTCCGGCCTGCCGATCGTGATGATGGCCGACCGCCAGACCACCGGCGGCTACGTGAAGATCGCCGTCGTGCACGCGCTCGACGTGGCGCGCCTGGCGCAGAAAATGCCCGGCGAAAAGGTGCGCTTCGCGCCGCTCAGCCAGGACGAAGGCGTCGAACTGTCGCGCGCCGAAGCGGCGAAAGTCGAGCGGCTGCGCCTGTTCGTGCAGCACGCCGCGGCGCAACCGGCGGCGGCGACCGCAGCGGCTCCGGCGCGGTCGGGAGCGATGAAGCTGAACGTCGAAGGCAAAGATTACGCCGTGACCTGGGAACGATTGGATTGATCCGGAGGAGGGACAGATGATGACCTATCGAGTGGATTTGAACAGCGATCTGGGGGAAAGTTTCGGCGCTTGGAAAATGGGGCGCGACGGCGACGTGCTCACCTTCGTCTCGTCGGCGAACGTGGCCTGCGGTTTCCACGCCGGCGACCCCGTCGTGATGCGCGCCACGGTGGCGGCGGCGAAAGCGGCGGGCGTGGCCGTGGGGGCGCATCCCGCCTATCCCGATCTGGTCGGCTTCGGCCGCCGCAACATGGCCTGCACGCCCGACGAGATTTACGCCGACGCGCTGTATCAGATCGGCGCGCTGCGCGCTTTCTGCGAGGCGGCGGGCATGAAACTCCAGCACGTCAAGCCCCACGGCGCCATGTACAACAGCGCCGCCAAAAAGATCGAGGAAGCCGAAGCCCTCGCGCAGGCCGTGAAGGACGCCGGCGGGCTGATCCTGATGGGGCTGGCGGGATCGAAGTTCGACGAAGCTGCCGCGAAGATCGGCCTGCCTTACGCCGCCGAAGCCTTCGCCGACCGCGGCTACATGCCCGACGGCACGCTCGTGCCCCGCAGCAGGGAAGGCGCCTTCGTGCGCGACGCGGAAATCGCCGCCGCGCGCGTGATCCGCATGGTCAAAGAAGGCGTCGTCGAAGCGATCGACGGCACGACCGTGAAGCTGCGCCCCCACTCCATCTGCCTGCACGGCGACTCGCCCACGGCCGTGCAGATGGCCCAGACCCTGCGGTCCCGGCTCGTCGAAGCCGGCATCGAGATCGCCCCGCTGGCGCAGATCGTCTAGCGCCGGCACGGGAAACAAGCGCTCCCGCTGGGCGCGCCACCAAAAAGAGACCGCCTCAAAAGACAATTGAGGCGGTCTCTTTATTGAAAGCAATTCAGGGCAGCGGTCGAGGTAGTTCCGAGCAACTGAATTCCTTGGCAGCGTCCGGCAAACTCCGGCAATACTTTTCTATCAAGAATCGCCATGAGATGAGTCGTTCTCTCAAGGGTCGATATTATGCGAGCGATTCGGCGAGTTTCATCCCCGCTTCGAGGCAGCGGAGATTGCCGTCGACGAACTGAGGCTTGACATTGGCCTTCACGGCCGCCGTCCAGTCGATGTTCGCGATGCCCAGCAACTGAACGAGCGCGCCGAGTAAGACGACGTTCATGCCGCGGGGATTGCCGTTGTCGCGGGCTACCTGCGCCGCGTCCAGCGCGAGCGTGGGGACCTTGCTTTTGAGCTCTTCGATGATGCCGTCCGGGTACTCCTTGGCGCCGCTGAGAATGGGAAGCGACGGCATTTTATAATCGTTCACGACGACCTTTCCGCCCGGCTTGAGCCCGTCCAGACAGCGGATGGCTTCCATCGTCTCGAACGAAACGAGCACGTCGGCTTCGCCTTTGCCGATGATCGGGGAATAGACTTTTTCGCCGTAGCGGACCTGAGTGGAAACGGAACCGCCGCGCTGACTCATGCCGTGAACTTCGCTCATTTTCACGTCGTATCCCGCCTCGATGAGCCCGGCGGTGAGGATTTTGCTGGCGAGGATGGTCCCCTGTCCGCCGACGCCGACGAGAAGAACGCTTTTCGTTTTGTTCTTGCTCATTTTCTCGCTCCTTTCACGATCGCTTTCACCGGACAGACTTGGGCGCAGACCGTGCAGCCGACGCACTGCATCCTGTCGATGCTGACCTTGCGTTCGTACTTGTCGAAGCTCAGCGCAGGGCAGCCGGTCTGCAAACATTTTTTGCAGCCGATGCATTTCTCGTGATTGACGGTGCATTGGCCCGGTGCGATGCGGAACTCGCGCCGGTCTTCCGTGGAGAGTTTTTTGAGGACGCAGAGCCAGCGGGTGATCAGGACCACGGGAGCTTCGCGGACTTCCTGATACGCCCAGTCGAGCGCTTCCTTCATCTCGTCCAGCTTGAGCGGGTTGACGGTGCGAATGCGGGTCACGCCAAGGGCGCGGACGATCGTCTCGATATCCATGATGTTCGCCGGCTCGCCTTTCAGCGTGTAGCCAGTGCCAGGATTCTCCTGATGGCCTGTCATGCCGGTGATGCGATTGTCGAGGATGCAGCAGATGACGCGGGAATCGTTGTAAACGACTTCCTCAAGAGAATTGATGCCGGTGTGGAAGAAGGTCGAATCTCCCATGCAGGCGACAATCGTCTTTTCCTGACCGCTTCTCTTGAAGGCTTTGTCCATGCCGTGTGCCAGCGAAAAAGCGGAACCCATGCACAGAGCCAAATCCTTGGCGTTCAGCGGTTCGCTGCCGCCAAGGGCGTAGCAGCCGATATCGCCGACCATGACGGTGTCTTTGTGCTTGGCGCACTCGTAGAAGAAGCCGCGGTGCGGGCAGCCGGCGCACAGGGCAGGCGGACGATCGACGATCAGATTGTGGTTGAATTCGATCTCTTTGGCCTTTGTGCCGAGCAAAGCCTCGCGGACGAGGTTCGGGGTCAGTTCGCCGACCGAAGGGATCTTTTCCTTGCCGATGCAGTCGATGCCGGCTGCGCGAATTTGCTCTTCCATATAAGGATCGAGTTCTTCGATGACGTACATCGTCTCGACGTTGGCGCGGAATTCGCGGATCAGGTCCATGGGCATGGGATTGGTCATGCCGAGTTTGAGGTAGGAAGCGCTGTCGCCGAAGACCTCTTTGGCGTACTGGTAGGAAACGCCGTTGGCCACGATGCCGATTTTTTTCGAGCCGTTGTACTCGGCGAAGTTAAAGGGACAGTCGTTGGAATAGGCGCTCAACCTGCGATCGCGGTCGAGCATCTTCACGCGAAGCTGGCGCGAGATGGCTGGGACGGGGTCGTTTTTCATGCGGTTTTTCACGTAGGGGATGGCGTCGAATTCCTTCCGCTTGCCGAGCTCGACAAGCGACTTGGAGTGGCAGACGCGGGTGGTCATGCGGAACATGACGGGCGTGTCGAACTTTTCGGAGAGGTCGAAGGCGGCGCGGAACATGTCTTTGGCCTCTTGCGAGTCGGAGGGTTCGAGCATAGGGACCTTCATGAACTTCGCGTAATTGCGGTTGTCCTGCTCGTTCTGCGAGGAATGCATGTTCGGGTCGTCCGCGGAGACAAAAACCATGCCGCCCGAGACGCCCATGTAGGAATAGGTGAAGATCGGGTCGGCAGCCACGTTCAGGCCGACGTGCTTCATCGCGGCCATGGCGCGCACGCCGCCCAGAGAAGCGCCGATGGCGGCTTCCATCGCGACTTTTTCGTTGGAAGCCCACTCCGCGGCGATCTCTTTGTACGCGCCGGCATTTTCGAGGATCTCGGTGCTGGGAGTGCCGGGATAGGCGGAGGCGAAGCAAACCCCCGCTTCGTACGCGCCTCTGGCGACGGCTTCGTCGCCGGTCATGAGTTTCTTGATCAATTCAATTCCCCCTTTTAATTGCTTTGCTGCTTTACTCAGAATCACTTGCTTTGCGCTTGCAATTCTTCCTGATGTAATCCGCGAAGATCGGCACACAGGGATTTCCGCAGTTACGGTTCCAGAGAAATGAAAGCTCGACGGTCCCCTTATCCGCCAGCGGAACGAACTTCAGCCTTCCGGCCGCAAGACTGCGATAGTTATCGGACAAAAGCGTCACATAACGCCCCGTCGCGACGATCGCAAGCAGATGCGCGACGCTGGAAGCGTTTTCCTCCACCGAGGCGTCGAAACCGGCGTCTCTCGCCCGCGCCCGTATCTGCTCATAGCCGCGACGGGCCAGAGAGCGGGCGATGACGACGAAACGCTCCTGCTTCAGTTCCGCGAACGCGACCTCTCCCCTTTGTGCCAGCGGATGGCGAGTGGAGAACACGGCGCAGTCGCGATATTTGCGCAGCACGATGCGCTCGATATCGCGGTCCGCCGGTCGGCCGGTGCAGATGGCGCAGTCGATCGTTCCCGTGTTGAGATCGTAGATCATTCGTTCGGTGTTGCTGCCGCTCACCCGCACGAGAATATCCGGGTGTCCCGTCTGGTAATCGTTCAGAAGCTCGTACACGAAAGAGTTAACGAAGTATACGTTTACCGCCAGACGGATGATCCCGGAATGCCCTTCCTGCGCGTAGCGCGCTTTTTCCGCCGCGGCGTAGTAGCTGGCAAGAATCCCCTCGCTGTTCAGATAAAAGCTCTGACCGGCCGCCGTCAGCGAGACGGAACGGCGGCTGCGGTCAAAGAGCTGAAAGCCCAGCTCGGCTTCCATCTGCTGTATGATCCTCGTCAGCGACGACGGCGTGAGATAAAGCCGGTCGGCCGCGTTGGTGTAGTTCAGCGTTTCCGCGAGAATGCGGAAACATTCGATATCGTCGATACGCATGTCAGGCCCCCTCCGAAACAATATTTCTATTCTTTAGAGCATTCCGAATGCGCCGCCATGATTTTCGAACTGTTAGAGCGCCGAGGGGCTGAAAACGTTTGCGACAGGCCCGTAGAAGAGCCATGAGACCACGAAAAGCAGCACGAGAGTCAGCATGGAGATGATCAAAAGCTGCACAAAGAGCTTGTTTTCGTCTTCCTTGGTAAGATTGATGCGTTCTTCGCCGACGATCGCCGCAATGATCAGCGCGCCGCCCGTGGACATCGGCGAGATGCCGCTGGCCGCGCCGGCCGCCGCGACGGCGGACATCAAAGCTGCGGGGTTGACGCCGCCAATCTGCTTGGCGATGTCGATGCACATCGGCATCATCATCGGGTAGACGACCCCCAGAGCGCTGCTGACGAGGCTGAGCAGGCCAGCCGATAGGCTCATCAAAGGCGTGGACGTGCTGTTGCTCATGATCTTGCTGAGCCCGTCGCTGAGCAGGGCGATGCCGCCCGCTTGGGCGACGATCGAGAGCAACGCGCCGACGCCGAGAACAAGGATAATCGTGTTCCAGGGGATGGCCTTGATGCATTTGCTGTCGTCCGCGACGTGGAAAACGAGCAGGACGGCGGCGACCGACAGCGCCGCGAGGCCGAGGTTGACCTTCGCGTAGACGATAAGGAAGAGCATCACGAGGATGCTCAGCAGAGCGACGATCTGCTTGCCGCTGAATTTTTCGGCCTGCTTGACTTCGGCGTCGGGAGTGGCTTTGATCTTGTAGCCCTTGAACGCGATATAGATGACGACGGCTAGGATCAGATTGTAAAGGACGGCGTTGACCCAGATCGCGGGAGTGACGTTGCCGGTGTATCCGGCTTTGGCGACGGCGCTGAGGATGATGGTACCCTCGGGCGTGATCGGCGAAAAGCGACCGGACGTCATGCCGCAAATGCCGATCAGTGACAGCATCAGAGGATTATAGCCGACCTCCACGGCGATAGCGGCCGCAAGAGGCGGGATGATGGCCAGCGCGGGCACGCCGCCGGGGCCGACCGCGACGATCGTGAAACCGGCGAGATATATGAGGATCGGGATCATCCACGTGCGCTTGCCGGCCCTGGCGATGATCTTGCGGGCCAGCAGTTCGAGCGCTCCCGTGCTGGTAATCACGGCAAAGAGCAGCGTGATGCCGACCAGCGTCACGAACAGGGAGACGTTGACGGCGCCGATCAGTGCCCTGTCGTTCATGCCGAACAGGCGCACGGCGACGACGCCTACAGCCAAGGCAAGGACGCCGATGTTGTTCTTCCGGAAAAATGCAAGCGCGATGACGACAATGAAGAGAATGAGCGATAAAACGTCCATAGACCATATCCTCCTTTTATTTGTGCTTGCAGACAGCTCCCTGAGCGCTCATGACCGTCGCCTGGATCTCGGCTGCCATCTCAGCCGCGGTCTGGTTGAGCTTGTTCAGGTCGTAGCCGGTCTCGACGCCCATCTTGTCCAGCATATAAACGAGATCTTCGGTGGCGATGTTGCCCTTGGCGCCGGGCACGAAGGGGCAGCCGCCCATGCCGGCGAGAGAGGAATCCATCATCGTGATGCCCTCTTCCATCGCCACATAGCAGTTGGCAAGTCCCATGCCGTAAGTGTCGTGCATGTGCAGCGACACCTTGCTCAGGTCGGTGTACTCGCGGATGGCCGTGACGACGCGGCGGGTGTTCTCGGGCGTGCTGATGCCGGCCGTATCGGCGATGCCGAACTCGGCGACGCCAACGCTCTGAGCCTCGTCGATGAGCCATTTGACGCGTTCCACCGGCACTTCGTCGCCGAACGGGGAACCGAACACGCAGGGCATGGCGAGGATGATGTGCAGACCTTCGGCGTTGGCGGCAAGCTCCTTGAAGGCGTCGAGCGACTCCCGGATAGTGCGGCGCGAGTTGCGCAGGTTGTGTTCCTCGGACACGGAGAGCACGAACTCGACGTGAGTGAATCCGGCTT from Pyramidobacter piscolens W5455 encodes:
- a CDS encoding biotin-dependent carboxyltransferase family protein: APLPMWTAVAVKDGDRLGFGAPHGRGCRAYVCVGGGIEVPPVMGSRSTYMKAKIGGLEGRKLKDGDELPAGTPWSLWRNIVGAACPAELRPDYGDSPLRAVPGPQDSYVTPAGLKTFFETEYTVSTSADRMGCRLESDRAIEHAKGPDIVSDGIPMGAVQAPGSGLPIVMMADRQTTGGYVKIAVVHALDVARLAQKMPGEKVRFAPLSQDEGVELSRAEAAKVERLRLFVQHAAAQPAAATAAAPARSGAMKLNVEGKDYAVTWERLD
- a CDS encoding LamB/YcsF family protein; the protein is MMTYRVDLNSDLGESFGAWKMGRDGDVLTFVSSANVACGFHAGDPVVMRATVAAAKAAGVAVGAHPAYPDLVGFGRRNMACTPDEIYADALYQIGALRAFCEAAGMKLQHVKPHGAMYNSAAKKIEEAEALAQAVKDAGGLILMGLAGSKFDEAAAKIGLPYAAEAFADRGYMPDGTLVPRSREGAFVRDAEIAAARVIRMVKEGVVEAIDGTTVKLRPHSICLHGDSPTAVQMAQTLRSRLVEAGIEIAPLAQIV
- a CDS encoding indolepyruvate oxidoreductase subunit beta, with the translated sequence MSKNKTKSVLLVGVGGQGTILASKILTAGLIEAGYDVKMSEVHGMSQRGGSVSTQVRYGEKVYSPIIGKGEADVLVSFETMEAIRCLDGLKPGGKVVVNDYKMPSLPILSGAKEYPDGIIEELKSKVPTLALDAAQVARDNGNPRGMNVVLLGALVQLLGIANIDWTAAVKANVKPQFVDGNLRCLEAGMKLAESLA
- the iorA gene encoding indolepyruvate ferredoxin oxidoreductase subunit alpha, producing MIKKLMTGDEAVARGAYEAGVCFASAYPGTPSTEILENAGAYKEIAAEWASNEKVAMEAAIGASLGGVRAMAAMKHVGLNVAADPIFTYSYMGVSGGMVFVSADDPNMHSSQNEQDNRNYAKFMKVPMLEPSDSQEAKDMFRAAFDLSEKFDTPVMFRMTTRVCHSKSLVELGKRKEFDAIPYVKNRMKNDPVPAISRQLRVKMLDRDRRLSAYSNDCPFNFAEYNGSKKIGIVANGVSYQYAKEVFGDSASYLKLGMTNPMPMDLIREFRANVETMYVIEELDPYMEEQIRAAGIDCIGKEKIPSVGELTPNLVREALLGTKAKEIEFNHNLIVDRPPALCAGCPHRGFFYECAKHKDTVMVGDIGCYALGGSEPLNAKDLALCMGSAFSLAHGMDKAFKRSGQEKTIVACMGDSTFFHTGINSLEEVVYNDSRVICCILDNRITGMTGHQENPGTGYTLKGEPANIMDIETIVRALGVTRIRTVNPLKLDEMKEALDWAYQEVREAPVVLITRWLCVLKKLSTEDRREFRIAPGQCTVNHEKCIGCKKCLQTGCPALSFDKYERKVSIDRMQCVGCTVCAQVCPVKAIVKGARK
- a CDS encoding LysR family transcriptional regulator, coding for MRIDDIECFRILAETLNYTNAADRLYLTPSSLTRIIQQMEAELGFQLFDRSRRSVSLTAAGQSFYLNSEGILASYYAAAEKARYAQEGHSGIIRLAVNVYFVNSFVYELLNDYQTGHPDILVRVSGSNTERMIYDLNTGTIDCAICTGRPADRDIERIVLRKYRDCAVFSTRHPLAQRGEVAFAELKQERFVVIARSLARRGYEQIRARARDAGFDASVEENASSVAHLLAIVATGRYVTLLSDNYRSLAAGRLKFVPLADKGTVELSFLWNRNCGNPCVPIFADYIRKNCKRKASDSE
- a CDS encoding SLC13 family permease, translating into MDVLSLILFIVVIALAFFRKNNIGVLALAVGVVAVRLFGMNDRALIGAVNVSLFVTLVGITLLFAVITSTGALELLARKIIARAGKRTWMIPILIYLAGFTIVAVGPGGVPALAIIPPLAAAIAVEVGYNPLMLSLIGICGMTSGRFSPITPEGTIILSAVAKAGYTGNVTPAIWVNAVLYNLILAVVIYIAFKGYKIKATPDAEVKQAEKFSGKQIVALLSILVMLFLIVYAKVNLGLAALSVAAVLLVFHVADDSKCIKAIPWNTIILVLGVGALLSIVAQAGGIALLSDGLSKIMSNSTSTPLMSLSAGLLSLVSSALGVVYPMMMPMCIDIAKQIGGVNPAALMSAVAAAGAASGISPMSTGGALIIAAIVGEERINLTKEDENKLFVQLLIISMLTLVLLFVVSWLFYGPVANVFSPSAL
- a CDS encoding hydroxymethylglutaryl-CoA lyase, whose protein sequence is MSLPKKVLISEVAPRDGWQNHPVPIPTETKIKYIEKMVDCGARKMEITSFVNPKYVPQMGDAREVFRGARSYLEEHGVTAFALTLNQKGVENAREAGFTHVEFVLSVSEEHNLRNSRRTIRESLDAFKELAANAEGLHIILAMPCVFGSPFGDEVPVERVKWLIDEAQSVGVAEFGIADTAGISTPENTRRVVTAIREYTDLSKVSLHMHDTYGMGLANCYVAMEEGITMMDSSLAGMGGCPFVPGAKGNIATEDLVYMLDKMGVETGYDLNKLNQTAAEMAAEIQATVMSAQGAVCKHK